From Vogesella sp. XCS3, the proteins below share one genomic window:
- the trpD gene encoding anthranilate phosphoribosyltransferase translates to MITPQAALNRLIDQNELFHDEMLDLMRQIMRGEVPPSLIAAILIGLRVKTESVSEIAAAAQVMREFATQVPVSQRDHLVDTCGTGGDKSHTFNISTTAAFVSAAAGARVAKHGGRSVSSSSGSADVLEALGVNLNLNAGQVARCIDEIGVGFMFAPNHHTAMKYVAPVRKELGVRTIFNILGPLTNPAGAPNQVMGVFHPDLVGIQARVLRELGSEHVMIVHGCDGLDEITLSGDTRVAELKDGVIIDYALNPADFGLSQAPLSAIRAESADASRQFLLDVLAGEPGPARDIVLLNAGAAIYTAGVAGSLADGVQAAAAAIDSGAARAKLDALVKLSQNIA, encoded by the coding sequence ATGATCACACCGCAGGCCGCGCTTAACCGCCTGATCGACCAGAACGAACTGTTTCACGACGAAATGCTGGACCTGATGCGCCAGATCATGCGGGGCGAAGTGCCGCCATCGCTGATTGCCGCCATCCTGATCGGCCTGCGCGTCAAGACAGAAAGCGTGTCGGAAATTGCGGCGGCCGCGCAGGTAATGCGCGAGTTTGCCACCCAGGTGCCGGTGAGCCAGCGCGACCATCTGGTGGATACCTGCGGGACCGGTGGTGACAAGAGCCACACCTTCAATATTTCCACCACCGCGGCCTTTGTCAGTGCGGCCGCTGGGGCGCGCGTGGCCAAGCATGGCGGGCGCTCGGTATCGTCCAGCTCCGGCAGTGCCGATGTGCTGGAAGCGCTGGGTGTGAACCTGAACCTGAATGCCGGGCAAGTGGCGCGTTGTATCGACGAAATCGGCGTGGGCTTCATGTTCGCCCCCAATCACCATACGGCCATGAAGTACGTGGCCCCTGTGCGCAAGGAATTGGGCGTACGTACCATCTTCAATATTCTGGGCCCGCTCACCAACCCTGCGGGTGCGCCGAATCAGGTTATGGGCGTGTTCCACCCCGACCTGGTGGGCATCCAGGCACGTGTGCTGCGCGAGCTGGGCAGCGAGCATGTGATGATCGTGCATGGTTGTGACGGGCTGGACGAAATTACATTGTCTGGCGACACCCGTGTGGCGGAGCTGAAGGATGGCGTGATCATTGATTACGCGCTTAACCCTGCCGACTTTGGTTTGTCGCAGGCGCCGCTATCGGCGATTCGAGCCGAGAGTGCCGATGCTTCCAGGCAATTCTTGCTGGATGTGCTCGCCGGCGAGCCCGGCCCGGCGCGCGATATCGTGCTGTTGAATGCCGGTGCAGCCATCTATACCGCCGGCGTGGCCGGCTCCCTGGCCGACGGCGTACAGGCAGCGGCCGCAGCGATTGATAGCGGTGCGGCACGCGCCAAGCTCGACGCGCTAGTGAAGCTCAGTCAAAATATCGCCTAA
- a CDS encoding phosphomannomutase/phosphoglucomutase, with the protein MTIAQSIFKAYDIRGVVGDTLTADAAFLIGRAIGSEARLRNVSAICIGRDGRLSGPELSGRLSDGIRAAGVDVIDVGRVATPMLYFAAYQLETYSGVMVTGSHNPPDYNGFKMMLDGDTLAGDWIQTLYQRIVNNDFAEGEGAYRTHDIAEAYHQRIIGDIKLARPMKVIVDCGNGVPGDFAPRLFKDLGCEVHELFCEVDGHFPNHHPDPAKPENLQDVIRALQETDAEIGLAFDGDGDRLGVVTKDGNIIWPDRQLMLFAQDVLSRQPGAKIIYDVKCTRLLAPAIQAAGGVPMINRTGHSFMKAALKANPDAGMAGEMSGHVFFKERWYGFDDGLYTGARLLEILSKVADPSAVLNALPNALSTPELNLKTAEGENHSLIAKLQETAQFDGAQDIITIDGLRVEYADGFGLMRASNTTPVIVLRFEADNEAALARIQNDFRRVLAQETSATLPF; encoded by the coding sequence ATGACTATCGCTCAATCCATTTTCAAAGCCTACGACATTCGCGGCGTGGTGGGTGACACCCTCACCGCCGACGCAGCTTTCCTGATTGGCCGTGCCATTGGTAGTGAAGCACGCCTGCGCAATGTGTCTGCCATCTGTATCGGCCGCGATGGCCGCTTGTCCGGCCCCGAACTATCTGGCCGCCTGTCTGACGGTATTCGTGCTGCCGGTGTGGACGTGATCGACGTTGGCCGTGTGGCGACGCCGATGCTGTATTTTGCCGCTTACCAGCTGGAAACCTACTCTGGCGTGATGGTAACCGGCAGCCACAATCCGCCGGACTACAACGGTTTCAAAATGATGCTGGACGGCGATACGCTGGCGGGCGACTGGATCCAGACCTTGTACCAGCGCATCGTGAACAACGATTTTGCCGAAGGCGAGGGCGCTTACCGTACGCACGATATTGCCGAGGCTTACCATCAGCGCATCATTGGCGACATCAAGCTGGCACGCCCGATGAAGGTGATCGTGGACTGCGGTAACGGCGTGCCGGGTGATTTTGCCCCGCGCCTGTTCAAAGACCTGGGCTGCGAGGTACACGAGCTGTTCTGCGAAGTAGACGGCCACTTTCCCAACCATCACCCGGACCCTGCCAAGCCGGAAAACCTGCAAGACGTGATTCGCGCCCTGCAGGAAACCGACGCGGAAATCGGCCTGGCGTTTGACGGTGATGGCGACCGCCTGGGCGTGGTGACCAAAGACGGCAACATTATCTGGCCAGACCGCCAGCTGATGCTGTTTGCCCAGGACGTCCTGAGCCGCCAGCCTGGCGCCAAAATCATCTACGACGTGAAATGCACCCGCTTGCTGGCGCCGGCCATCCAGGCTGCCGGTGGTGTGCCGATGATTAACCGTACCGGCCACAGCTTCATGAAAGCGGCGCTGAAGGCCAACCCCGATGCGGGCATGGCGGGTGAAATGTCCGGCCACGTGTTCTTCAAAGAGCGCTGGTATGGTTTTGACGACGGCCTGTATACCGGCGCGCGTCTGCTGGAGATTCTGTCCAAGGTGGCCGACCCGTCTGCCGTGCTGAACGCGCTGCCTAATGCACTGTCCACGCCGGAGCTGAACCTGAAAACCGCCGAGGGTGAAAACCACAGCCTGATCGCCAAGCTGCAGGAAACAGCCCAGTTTGACGGTGCGCAGGACATCATTACCATCGATGGCCTGCGGGTAGAGTACGCAGACGGCTTTGGCCTGATGCGCGCTTCCAATACCACGCCGGTGATCGTATTGCGCTTCGAAGCCGACAACGAAGCGGCGCTGGCGCGCATCCAGAACGATTTCCGTCGTGTTCTGGCGCAGGAAACCAGCGCAACACTGCCGTTCTAG
- a CDS encoding aminodeoxychorismate/anthranilate synthase component II → MLLMIDNYDSFTYNLVQYFGELGQEVKVFRNDEITLQEIEALNPQYLVLSPGPCTPNEAGISVPAIHHFAGKLPIMGVCLGHQSIGQAFGGKIIHAKQLMHGKVSPVSHHNVGMFRDLPNPVTCTRYHSLVIERETLPECLEITAWTEDGEIMGVRHKTLPIEGVQFHPESILTEHGHQMLQNFLTEFA, encoded by the coding sequence ATGCTATTGATGATCGATAACTACGATTCCTTTACTTACAACCTGGTGCAGTACTTTGGCGAGCTGGGGCAAGAGGTAAAGGTTTTCCGTAATGATGAAATCACGCTGCAGGAAATCGAAGCGCTGAATCCGCAGTATCTGGTGTTATCACCAGGCCCGTGTACACCGAATGAGGCGGGTATTTCGGTACCGGCCATCCATCATTTTGCCGGCAAGCTGCCTATCATGGGCGTGTGTCTGGGGCACCAGAGTATCGGCCAGGCGTTCGGTGGCAAGATCATTCATGCCAAGCAGCTGATGCATGGCAAGGTGTCGCCGGTGTCGCACCATAATGTGGGCATGTTCCGTGATCTGCCTAATCCTGTGACCTGCACGCGCTACCATTCGCTGGTGATCGAGCGCGAAACCTTGCCGGAGTGCCTGGAAATCACCGCCTGGACCGAAGATGGCGAGATCATGGGTGTGCGCCACAAAACCCTGCCTATCGAGGGCGTGCAGTTCCACCCTGAGTCCATCCTGACCGAGCACGGTCACCAGATGCTGCAAAACTTCCTTACCGAATTTGCCTGA